Proteins from a genomic interval of Panthera tigris isolate Pti1 chromosome A2, P.tigris_Pti1_mat1.1, whole genome shotgun sequence:
- the FAM3D gene encoding protein FAM3D isoform X7, translated as MRVSGVLRFLALVFALVSTWIFIRSYISLNAKTIRLPRWLSLVTKEIPVMRAKCGLAKPCPKEFFAFKISSGAANVVGPTMCFENQVIMSPVKNNVGRGLNIALVNGTTGMVLTQKCFDMYSGEVKLLVKFLKEIPEGALVLVASYDDPGTRLNDETRKLLSSLGSSYAKQLGFRDSWVFLGAKDLKDKSPFEQFLKNNPDTNKYEGWPELLELEGCVPRKIP; from the exons ATGAGAGTGTCAG GTGTGCTTCGCTTCCTGGCCCTCGTCTTTGCCCTGGTCTCCACATGGATCTTTATTCGCAGCTACATCAGCTTAAACGCGAAAACTATCCGTCTGCCCCGCTGGCTGA GTTTGGTCACCAAGGAGATCC CAGTCATGAGGGCCAAGTGTGGCCTCGCTAAGCCCTGCCCAAAAGAGTTCTTCGCCTTTAAAATCAGCAGCGGGGCTGCTAACGTCGTGGGCCCTACCATGTGCTTCGAAAACCAGGT GATCATGAGTCCTGTGAAAAACAACGTGGGCAGAGGCCTGAATATTGCCCTGGTGAATG GAACCACAGGAATGGTGCTAACACAGAAATGCTTCGACATGTACTCCGGAG AAGTGAAGCTGCTGGTGAAATTCCTTAAAGAAATTCCAGAGGGCGCACTCGTGCTGGTGGCTTCCTATGACGACCCAGGAACCAG ACTGAATGATGAGACCAGGAAGCTCCTCTCCAGCCTGGGCAGTTCTTACGCAAAGCAGCTGGGCTTCAGAGATAGCTGGGTCTTTTTAGGAGCCAAAGACCTCAAGGACAAAAGCCCCTTTGAGCAG ttctTAAAGAACAACCCAGACACAAACAAGTACGAGGGCTGGCCGGAGCTGCTGGAGCTGGAAGGCTGTGTTCCCCGAAAGATACCATAG
- the FAM3D gene encoding protein FAM3D isoform X3 — protein sequence MFTLTEALLPKEPEVRPTSHSSTGRLGPWTQPSHVRPGGSPLRAVCSRSCLLLSQHTSPASKVQIPGLTLNDSVSGWLSGAPEGVLRFLALVFALVSTWIFIRSYISLNAKTIRLPRWLSLVTKEIPVMRAKCGLAKPCPKEFFAFKISSGAANVVGPTMCFENQVIMSPVKNNVGRGLNIALVNGTTGMVLTQKCFDMYSGEVKLLVKFLKEIPEGALVLVASYDDPGTRLNDETRKLLSSLGSSYAKQLGFRDSWVFLGAKDLKDKSPFEQFLKNNPDTNKYEGWPELLELEGCVPRKIP from the exons ATGTTCACTCTGACTGAGGCACTCCTACCCAAAGAGCCTGAGGTCcgcccaacatcacacagcagCACCGGCCGCCTGGGGCCCTGGACGCAGCCTTCCCACGTCCGGCCGGGAGGCTCGCCTCTTAGGGCTGTCTGCAGTAGAAGTTGCCTCCTGCTTTCACAACACACCTCTCCAGCCTCCAAAGTGCAGATTCCAGGCCTCACCCTCAATGATTCTGTCTCTGGATGGCTAAGCGGAGCCCCAGAAG GTGTGCTTCGCTTCCTGGCCCTCGTCTTTGCCCTGGTCTCCACATGGATCTTTATTCGCAGCTACATCAGCTTAAACGCGAAAACTATCCGTCTGCCCCGCTGGCTGA GTTTGGTCACCAAGGAGATCC CAGTCATGAGGGCCAAGTGTGGCCTCGCTAAGCCCTGCCCAAAAGAGTTCTTCGCCTTTAAAATCAGCAGCGGGGCTGCTAACGTCGTGGGCCCTACCATGTGCTTCGAAAACCAGGT GATCATGAGTCCTGTGAAAAACAACGTGGGCAGAGGCCTGAATATTGCCCTGGTGAATG GAACCACAGGAATGGTGCTAACACAGAAATGCTTCGACATGTACTCCGGAG AAGTGAAGCTGCTGGTGAAATTCCTTAAAGAAATTCCAGAGGGCGCACTCGTGCTGGTGGCTTCCTATGACGACCCAGGAACCAG ACTGAATGATGAGACCAGGAAGCTCCTCTCCAGCCTGGGCAGTTCTTACGCAAAGCAGCTGGGCTTCAGAGATAGCTGGGTCTTTTTAGGAGCCAAAGACCTCAAGGACAAAAGCCCCTTTGAGCAG ttctTAAAGAACAACCCAGACACAAACAAGTACGAGGGCTGGCCGGAGCTGCTGGAGCTGGAAGGCTGTGTTCCCCGAAAGATACCATAG
- the FAM3D gene encoding protein FAM3D isoform X4 encodes MFTLTEALLPKEPEVRPTSHSSTGRLGPWTQPSHVRPGGSPLRAVCSRSCLLLSQHTSPASKVQIPGLTLNDSVSGWLSGAPEGVLRFLALVFALVSTWIFIRSYISLNAKTIRLPRWLSLVTKEIPVMRAKCGLAKPCPKEFFAFKISSGAANVVGPTMCFENQVIMSPVKNNVGRGLNIALVNGTTGMVLTQKCFDMYSGEVKLLVKFLKEIPEGALVLVASYDDPGTRLNDETRKLLSSLGSSYAKQLGFRDSWVFLGAKDLKDKSPFEQSRIRRHGEVLTSLLRSELLSDADAAVISS; translated from the exons ATGTTCACTCTGACTGAGGCACTCCTACCCAAAGAGCCTGAGGTCcgcccaacatcacacagcagCACCGGCCGCCTGGGGCCCTGGACGCAGCCTTCCCACGTCCGGCCGGGAGGCTCGCCTCTTAGGGCTGTCTGCAGTAGAAGTTGCCTCCTGCTTTCACAACACACCTCTCCAGCCTCCAAAGTGCAGATTCCAGGCCTCACCCTCAATGATTCTGTCTCTGGATGGCTAAGCGGAGCCCCAGAAG GTGTGCTTCGCTTCCTGGCCCTCGTCTTTGCCCTGGTCTCCACATGGATCTTTATTCGCAGCTACATCAGCTTAAACGCGAAAACTATCCGTCTGCCCCGCTGGCTGA GTTTGGTCACCAAGGAGATCC CAGTCATGAGGGCCAAGTGTGGCCTCGCTAAGCCCTGCCCAAAAGAGTTCTTCGCCTTTAAAATCAGCAGCGGGGCTGCTAACGTCGTGGGCCCTACCATGTGCTTCGAAAACCAGGT GATCATGAGTCCTGTGAAAAACAACGTGGGCAGAGGCCTGAATATTGCCCTGGTGAATG GAACCACAGGAATGGTGCTAACACAGAAATGCTTCGACATGTACTCCGGAG AAGTGAAGCTGCTGGTGAAATTCCTTAAAGAAATTCCAGAGGGCGCACTCGTGCTGGTGGCTTCCTATGACGACCCAGGAACCAG ACTGAATGATGAGACCAGGAAGCTCCTCTCCAGCCTGGGCAGTTCTTACGCAAAGCAGCTGGGCTTCAGAGATAGCTGGGTCTTTTTAGGAGCCAAAGACCTCAAGGACAAAAGCCCCTTTGAGCAG TCCAGGATCCGGAGGCATGGAGAGGTTTTAACCAGCTTGCTCAGGTCTGAGCTACTCAGCGATGCAGATGCAGCTGTCATCAG ttctTAA
- the FAM3D gene encoding protein FAM3D isoform X5: MRVSGVLRFLALVFALVSTWIFIRSYISLNAKTIRLPRWLSLVTKEIPVMRAKCGLAKPCPKEFFAFKISSGAANVVGPTMCFENQVIMSPVKNNVGRGLNIALVNGTTGMVLTQKCFDMYSGEVKLLVKFLKEIPEGALVLVASYDDPGTRLNDETRKLLSSLGSSYAKQLGFRDSWVFLGAKDLKDKSPFEQLRAVPKCGRTSQIFPGHEVAPSLEVTTFSSAQKQLRVDDSGIKV, from the exons ATGAGAGTGTCAG GTGTGCTTCGCTTCCTGGCCCTCGTCTTTGCCCTGGTCTCCACATGGATCTTTATTCGCAGCTACATCAGCTTAAACGCGAAAACTATCCGTCTGCCCCGCTGGCTGA GTTTGGTCACCAAGGAGATCC CAGTCATGAGGGCCAAGTGTGGCCTCGCTAAGCCCTGCCCAAAAGAGTTCTTCGCCTTTAAAATCAGCAGCGGGGCTGCTAACGTCGTGGGCCCTACCATGTGCTTCGAAAACCAGGT GATCATGAGTCCTGTGAAAAACAACGTGGGCAGAGGCCTGAATATTGCCCTGGTGAATG GAACCACAGGAATGGTGCTAACACAGAAATGCTTCGACATGTACTCCGGAG AAGTGAAGCTGCTGGTGAAATTCCTTAAAGAAATTCCAGAGGGCGCACTCGTGCTGGTGGCTTCCTATGACGACCCAGGAACCAG ACTGAATGATGAGACCAGGAAGCTCCTCTCCAGCCTGGGCAGTTCTTACGCAAAGCAGCTGGGCTTCAGAGATAGCTGGGTCTTTTTAGGAGCCAAAGACCTCAAGGACAAAAGCCCCTTTGAGCAG CTCAGAGCAGTTCCAAAATGTGGGAGAACTAGCCAGATCTTCCCCGGGCATGAAGTAGCCCCATCTTTGGAGGTGACAACATTCAGTTCTGCCCAGAAGCAGCTAAGAGTCGATGATTCAGGCATAAAGGTCTAG
- the FAM3D gene encoding protein FAM3D isoform X2, with translation MFTLTEALLPKEPEVRPTSHSSTGRLGPWTQPSHVRPGGSPLRAVCSRSCLLLSQHTSPASKVQIPGLTLNDSVSGWLSGAPEGVLRFLALVFALVSTWIFIRSYISLNAKTIRLPRWLSLVTKEILMRAKCGLAKPCPKEFFAFKISSGAANVVGPTMCFENQVIMSPVKNNVGRGLNIALVNGTTGMVLTQKCFDMYSGEVKLLVKFLKEIPEGALVLVASYDDPGTRLNDETRKLLSSLGSSYAKQLGFRDSWVFLGAKDLKDKSPFEQLRAVPKCGRTSQIFPGHEVAPSLEVTTFSSAQKQLRVDDSGIKV, from the exons ATGTTCACTCTGACTGAGGCACTCCTACCCAAAGAGCCTGAGGTCcgcccaacatcacacagcagCACCGGCCGCCTGGGGCCCTGGACGCAGCCTTCCCACGTCCGGCCGGGAGGCTCGCCTCTTAGGGCTGTCTGCAGTAGAAGTTGCCTCCTGCTTTCACAACACACCTCTCCAGCCTCCAAAGTGCAGATTCCAGGCCTCACCCTCAATGATTCTGTCTCTGGATGGCTAAGCGGAGCCCCAGAAG GTGTGCTTCGCTTCCTGGCCCTCGTCTTTGCCCTGGTCTCCACATGGATCTTTATTCGCAGCTACATCAGCTTAAACGCGAAAACTATCCGTCTGCCCCGCTGGCTGA GTTTGGTCACCAAGGAGATCC TCATGAGGGCCAAGTGTGGCCTCGCTAAGCCCTGCCCAAAAGAGTTCTTCGCCTTTAAAATCAGCAGCGGGGCTGCTAACGTCGTGGGCCCTACCATGTGCTTCGAAAACCAGGT GATCATGAGTCCTGTGAAAAACAACGTGGGCAGAGGCCTGAATATTGCCCTGGTGAATG GAACCACAGGAATGGTGCTAACACAGAAATGCTTCGACATGTACTCCGGAG AAGTGAAGCTGCTGGTGAAATTCCTTAAAGAAATTCCAGAGGGCGCACTCGTGCTGGTGGCTTCCTATGACGACCCAGGAACCAG ACTGAATGATGAGACCAGGAAGCTCCTCTCCAGCCTGGGCAGTTCTTACGCAAAGCAGCTGGGCTTCAGAGATAGCTGGGTCTTTTTAGGAGCCAAAGACCTCAAGGACAAAAGCCCCTTTGAGCAG CTCAGAGCAGTTCCAAAATGTGGGAGAACTAGCCAGATCTTCCCCGGGCATGAAGTAGCCCCATCTTTGGAGGTGACAACATTCAGTTCTGCCCAGAAGCAGCTAAGAGTCGATGATTCAGGCATAAAGGTCTAG
- the FAM3D gene encoding protein FAM3D isoform X1, producing MFTLTEALLPKEPEVRPTSHSSTGRLGPWTQPSHVRPGGSPLRAVCSRSCLLLSQHTSPASKVQIPGLTLNDSVSGWLSGAPEGVLRFLALVFALVSTWIFIRSYISLNAKTIRLPRWLSLVTKEIPVMRAKCGLAKPCPKEFFAFKISSGAANVVGPTMCFENQVIMSPVKNNVGRGLNIALVNGTTGMVLTQKCFDMYSGEVKLLVKFLKEIPEGALVLVASYDDPGTRLNDETRKLLSSLGSSYAKQLGFRDSWVFLGAKDLKDKSPFEQLRAVPKCGRTSQIFPGHEVAPSLEVTTFSSAQKQLRVDDSGIKV from the exons ATGTTCACTCTGACTGAGGCACTCCTACCCAAAGAGCCTGAGGTCcgcccaacatcacacagcagCACCGGCCGCCTGGGGCCCTGGACGCAGCCTTCCCACGTCCGGCCGGGAGGCTCGCCTCTTAGGGCTGTCTGCAGTAGAAGTTGCCTCCTGCTTTCACAACACACCTCTCCAGCCTCCAAAGTGCAGATTCCAGGCCTCACCCTCAATGATTCTGTCTCTGGATGGCTAAGCGGAGCCCCAGAAG GTGTGCTTCGCTTCCTGGCCCTCGTCTTTGCCCTGGTCTCCACATGGATCTTTATTCGCAGCTACATCAGCTTAAACGCGAAAACTATCCGTCTGCCCCGCTGGCTGA GTTTGGTCACCAAGGAGATCC CAGTCATGAGGGCCAAGTGTGGCCTCGCTAAGCCCTGCCCAAAAGAGTTCTTCGCCTTTAAAATCAGCAGCGGGGCTGCTAACGTCGTGGGCCCTACCATGTGCTTCGAAAACCAGGT GATCATGAGTCCTGTGAAAAACAACGTGGGCAGAGGCCTGAATATTGCCCTGGTGAATG GAACCACAGGAATGGTGCTAACACAGAAATGCTTCGACATGTACTCCGGAG AAGTGAAGCTGCTGGTGAAATTCCTTAAAGAAATTCCAGAGGGCGCACTCGTGCTGGTGGCTTCCTATGACGACCCAGGAACCAG ACTGAATGATGAGACCAGGAAGCTCCTCTCCAGCCTGGGCAGTTCTTACGCAAAGCAGCTGGGCTTCAGAGATAGCTGGGTCTTTTTAGGAGCCAAAGACCTCAAGGACAAAAGCCCCTTTGAGCAG CTCAGAGCAGTTCCAAAATGTGGGAGAACTAGCCAGATCTTCCCCGGGCATGAAGTAGCCCCATCTTTGGAGGTGACAACATTCAGTTCTGCCCAGAAGCAGCTAAGAGTCGATGATTCAGGCATAAAGGTCTAG
- the FAM3D gene encoding protein FAM3D isoform X6, with protein sequence MLGPPGGCQQGASGSSKGCCGPRERFSREPLHHSDPAVMRAKCGLAKPCPKEFFAFKISSGAANVVGPTMCFENQVIMSPVKNNVGRGLNIALVNGTTGMVLTQKCFDMYSGEVKLLVKFLKEIPEGALVLVASYDDPGTRLNDETRKLLSSLGSSYAKQLGFRDSWVFLGAKDLKDKSPFEQLRAVPKCGRTSQIFPGHEVAPSLEVTTFSSAQKQLRVDDSGIKV encoded by the exons ATGCTGGGGCCCCCAGGAGGTTGCCAACAGGGGGCCTCTGGGAGCTCAAAAGGCTGCTGTGGCCCTAGAGAGAGGTTCTCAAGAGAACCCCTTCATCACAGCGACCCTG CAGTCATGAGGGCCAAGTGTGGCCTCGCTAAGCCCTGCCCAAAAGAGTTCTTCGCCTTTAAAATCAGCAGCGGGGCTGCTAACGTCGTGGGCCCTACCATGTGCTTCGAAAACCAGGT GATCATGAGTCCTGTGAAAAACAACGTGGGCAGAGGCCTGAATATTGCCCTGGTGAATG GAACCACAGGAATGGTGCTAACACAGAAATGCTTCGACATGTACTCCGGAG AAGTGAAGCTGCTGGTGAAATTCCTTAAAGAAATTCCAGAGGGCGCACTCGTGCTGGTGGCTTCCTATGACGACCCAGGAACCAG ACTGAATGATGAGACCAGGAAGCTCCTCTCCAGCCTGGGCAGTTCTTACGCAAAGCAGCTGGGCTTCAGAGATAGCTGGGTCTTTTTAGGAGCCAAAGACCTCAAGGACAAAAGCCCCTTTGAGCAG CTCAGAGCAGTTCCAAAATGTGGGAGAACTAGCCAGATCTTCCCCGGGCATGAAGTAGCCCCATCTTTGGAGGTGACAACATTCAGTTCTGCCCAGAAGCAGCTAAGAGTCGATGATTCAGGCATAAAGGTCTAG